A stretch of Bifidobacterium sp. ESL0704 DNA encodes these proteins:
- a CDS encoding hemolysin III family protein — MSDKSAKQAIDGTIAINQHHPVLNSDAAASPANAKPQHTSVTSSSPIVRSAEDHKTIETGITQVQRQTMETKAKAIRAEARCKAEIIRSKADERAAIVIARGEVKAAQALGITPPPMPGRKVRLDVHGRPKPLLRGWIHAVTAPLALSAGIVLICLARGAALKWACAVFMICSTFLFTNSATYHLGDWSPKTTDLLRRIDHMNIFLLIAGTYTPVSFALTPNWRNGVIGGMWTCTLVALLIHVIWINAPRWLYTAVYIVFGVSGVTFLDLFWFSPYAGPAVVVLLAAGGASYIAGAVVYALRKPDPWPRVFGFHEIFHLGTVAGYACHMVAIYIVIINLWQAHP; from the coding sequence ATGTCCGACAAGTCCGCCAAACAAGCAATTGACGGCACCATCGCCATCAATCAGCATCATCCTGTCTTGAATAGCGATGCCGCCGCTTCTCCGGCAAACGCAAAGCCTCAACACACTTCAGTCACAAGTTCCTCTCCAATCGTCCGATCGGCCGAAGACCACAAAACCATCGAAACCGGCATCACCCAGGTACAACGCCAGACAATGGAAACCAAAGCCAAGGCCATCCGTGCCGAAGCACGCTGCAAAGCCGAAATCATCCGCAGCAAAGCCGACGAACGGGCGGCAATCGTCATCGCCCGAGGAGAGGTGAAGGCCGCGCAAGCATTGGGCATCACCCCGCCACCCATGCCCGGCCGCAAAGTCCGTCTCGACGTGCACGGGCGTCCGAAACCCCTGCTGCGCGGCTGGATCCATGCCGTGACGGCACCATTGGCGCTGTCCGCCGGAATCGTGCTCATCTGTCTGGCGCGAGGAGCGGCCCTGAAATGGGCGTGTGCCGTCTTCATGATCTGCTCGACGTTTCTGTTCACCAATTCAGCGACCTACCATCTCGGCGACTGGTCGCCGAAAACCACGGACCTGCTGCGTCGCATCGACCATATGAACATCTTCCTGCTGATCGCCGGCACCTATACGCCCGTGTCGTTCGCGCTGACCCCCAACTGGCGCAACGGGGTCATCGGCGGGATGTGGACCTGCACGCTGGTGGCATTGCTCATCCACGTCATCTGGATCAACGCGCCCCGTTGGCTCTACACCGCCGTCTACATCGTCTTCGGCGTCTCCGGGGTGACGTTCCTTGACCTGTTCTGGTTCTCGCCTTACGCGGGGCCGGCGGTGGTCGTTCTTCTGGCAGCCGGCGGTGCCAGCTATATCGCCGGTGCCGTCGTCTATGCGCTGCGCAAGCCGGATCCTTGGCCGAGAGTATTCGGTTTCCATGAGATCTTCCATCTGGGCACGGTGGCCGGTTACGCCTGCCACATGGTCGCCATCTATATCGTCATCATCAATCTCTGGCAAGCGCATCCATAA
- a CDS encoding FKBP-type peptidyl-prolyl cis-trans isomerase, producing the protein MATNMPEVNAEFGATPVIKFPDTPAPAGLKAVELIEGNGPMVRSGDNVTVNYHGVVWGKDEPFDSSFDRHQPATFGIGVGQVIKGWDRTVPGHNVGSRLVVSIPPEYGYGRQGMPQAGIGGDDTLVFVIDIISTR; encoded by the coding sequence ATGGCTACGAATATGCCCGAGGTGAATGCCGAATTCGGCGCGACGCCGGTTATCAAGTTCCCCGATACCCCGGCTCCAGCGGGACTCAAAGCAGTCGAACTGATCGAGGGCAACGGCCCGATGGTTCGTTCAGGCGACAATGTCACGGTGAATTACCATGGGGTCGTCTGGGGTAAAGACGAGCCGTTCGACTCGAGTTTCGATCGTCACCAGCCGGCGACTTTCGGCATCGGGGTCGGTCAGGTCATCAAAGGCTGGGATCGCACGGTTCCGGGCCACAATGTGGGCTCACGTCTGGTGGTCTCGATTCCGCCGGAATACGGCTATGGCAGGCAAGGCATGCCGCAGGCCGGGATAGGTGGCGATGACACGCTGGTGTTCGTCATCGACATCATTTCCACGCGCTGA
- a CDS encoding PAS domain-containing sensor histidine kinase: protein MADFDEILAAQSDFDAGDREWLHLLVADWQVIADLSFADLLLVVRCDDGRYIVAEQCRPSTVMTMRSDDAVGNEVSENFVAEIETAMNIDGVLHTTTLHQVGKSSVCNVYAPVRCGNKTLGVVVRETNMSTRESNGRYESESINAGKMLFEMIPRGQFPYHDALMSQQHNARVSDGFIILDPNGIVKYAAPNAISCFRRLGDVTAMEGHYLSEIGTQLLHPKDPVPETLPLVLSGKAAADCELDANNSMVSMHSLPLYNETGRAGAIVLCRDVTELRRREQELQTKDATISEIHHRVKNNLQTVSALLRLQARKTKSQEVKTELKEAQRRIQTIATVHEGLSQTVDEVVDYDAVISNLLKMSVDLATMDDQHIHIRYIGKFGMMPAQDATPLSLVLTELITNAVEHGFEGRKEGNITISVGRSGNHLNVVVEDDGSGLAAEEDNGMARTSGSGLGTQIINTFVTNDFNGTVRWGERQGGGTRVILDINLRAAQEIDELE, encoded by the coding sequence ATGGCTGATTTTGATGAGATTCTTGCCGCGCAGTCCGATTTCGACGCCGGTGACCGTGAATGGCTTCATTTGTTGGTGGCGGACTGGCAGGTTATCGCCGACCTGAGTTTTGCGGACCTGCTTCTGGTGGTGCGATGTGACGATGGTCGATACATCGTCGCCGAGCAATGCCGTCCCTCCACGGTGATGACGATGCGTAGTGATGACGCCGTCGGCAATGAGGTCTCCGAAAACTTCGTTGCCGAAATCGAGACGGCGATGAACATCGATGGTGTTCTGCATACCACGACGTTGCATCAGGTCGGGAAATCAAGTGTCTGCAACGTCTATGCGCCGGTACGTTGCGGCAACAAGACGCTTGGTGTGGTGGTGCGGGAGACCAATATGTCGACCCGGGAATCCAATGGCCGCTACGAATCCGAAAGCATCAACGCCGGCAAGATGCTCTTCGAGATGATTCCCCGTGGGCAGTTCCCGTATCATGACGCGTTGATGAGCCAGCAGCACAATGCCAGGGTTTCGGACGGGTTCATCATCCTCGACCCCAACGGCATCGTGAAGTATGCCGCTCCCAATGCCATCAGCTGCTTCCGCAGGCTGGGCGACGTCACCGCGATGGAAGGGCACTACTTAAGCGAAATCGGGACGCAACTGCTCCATCCCAAAGACCCGGTCCCCGAGACTCTTCCGCTGGTACTGAGCGGCAAGGCGGCCGCCGACTGCGAACTCGATGCCAACAATTCCATGGTCTCCATGCATTCGCTGCCGCTATACAACGAGACAGGCCGTGCCGGCGCCATCGTGTTGTGCCGCGATGTCACGGAATTGCGTCGCCGCGAACAGGAACTGCAGACCAAAGACGCCACCATCTCCGAAATCCACCACAGGGTCAAGAACAATCTGCAGACCGTGTCCGCATTGCTCCGCCTGCAGGCGAGAAAGACGAAATCGCAGGAGGTGAAAACCGAGCTCAAGGAGGCGCAGCGGCGCATCCAGACCATCGCCACCGTGCATGAAGGCCTGAGCCAGACCGTCGACGAGGTCGTTGACTACGACGCCGTGATTTCCAATCTCTTGAAGATGAGCGTCGACCTGGCCACGATGGACGATCAGCACATCCACATCCGTTACATCGGCAAGTTCGGCATGATGCCGGCGCAGGACGCCACGCCGCTTTCCCTGGTGCTGACCGAACTGATCACCAACGCGGTGGAGCACGGTTTCGAAGGCCGCAAGGAAGGCAACATCACCATTTCCGTGGGTCGTAGCGGCAATCACCTCAACGTGGTGGTCGAAGACGACGGTTCGGGGCTCGCGGCCGAGGAAGACAACGGCATGGCCCGAACCTCGGGTTCCGGGCTCGGCACGCAGATCATCAACACCTTCGTGACCAACGACTTCAACGGCACCGTGCGTTGGGGCGAGCGTCAGGGGGGAGGCACCAGGGTCATTCTCGACATCAACCTGCGTGCGGCTCAGGAAATCGACGAATTGGAGTGA
- the greA gene encoding transcription elongation factor GreA: MAEEEKTVLLTQEAYDKLQKELAYRQGDYRDEITQRIATARAEGDLSENGGYQAAREEQGKNEGRINELIVKLRNTKILKAPPAGSVGNGSLVTVELAGKEMKYVLGSRDIAVATDYDVISPESPIGAAIMGTKKGDEVSYKAPNGREITVKIKDSEPMQ, translated from the coding sequence ATGGCAGAGGAAGAAAAGACCGTTCTGCTCACGCAAGAGGCTTATGACAAGCTTCAAAAGGAGCTGGCCTACCGTCAGGGCGATTATCGCGACGAGATCACCCAGCGCATCGCGACGGCCCGCGCCGAAGGCGACTTGAGCGAGAACGGCGGCTATCAGGCCGCGCGTGAGGAGCAGGGCAAGAACGAGGGGCGCATCAACGAGCTCATCGTCAAATTGCGCAACACGAAGATTCTGAAGGCGCCGCCGGCTGGGTCGGTGGGCAACGGTTCGCTGGTCACCGTGGAGCTTGCGGGCAAGGAAATGAAGTATGTGCTCGGTTCCCGTGACATCGCCGTGGCGACCGATTACGATGTCATCAGCCCGGAATCGCCCATCGGTGCGGCCATCATGGGCACCAAGAAGGGCGACGAGGTCTCCTACAAGGCCCCCAACGGCCGTGAGATCACCGTGAAGATCAAAGACTCCGAGCCGATGCAATAA